A stretch of DNA from Schistocerca americana isolate TAMUIC-IGC-003095 chromosome 3, iqSchAmer2.1, whole genome shotgun sequence:
AGCATTTCTCTAGGGGAAACTTTTCCACTGTGGCTGGCACCGCTAGGAATTTCTGAGGGGAAAGAAGACCACACTGCGACTTCCGTGCATCATCATTACAACACGATCTGCTCCCACAAGGTGCTGCAGCACACTGTAAAGACCTCTGATGATTCCAGTGCTAAAATATTCCTTTTGGCACCAAGAAAGTCTAAGAGTCCAAATATATAGTAGAGCTAAAAAGACATTACAGTAGCAGTGCTTTTGCTATATAATCATAAACAATTAATCCCAAAGTAAGATTTATTGTGATGGCACAAAAGCTTAGATATTTGATGATCTAGTCAAAATTGGCCCTCAAGAGGCGCCAAGCATATGAGACTCCAAGGGATCTAGCCTTAATCCGTTTATAAAGCTGTATATGCTACTGAGTAATTCGCCGTTTAGCTAAAACTGAGTTCAGTCCTCAACTGGAGGATTATACTGTGACATGAATATGTATGTCATGAGAAATTACTGATTGCTGCTTTATTCTGGAATCTTTAGATATGGATCTTGAAATGCAGTGAAATAAAGTAGCAATTAAGTGAGCATATCTGCTCTTACCAATACATACCGACCCATTTACAATTAAATCATAAAAAGTCTACCAGCCAGATACTAATGTGTCAAGATCATTTGGACTGGAACAAGTTGGAGATAGAAgaatgttcaagtggctctgagtactatgggacttaacatctgagatcatcagtcccctacaacttagaactacttaaacctaactaacctaaggacatcacacacatccacgcccaaggctggattcggacctgtgaccgtagctgtcgcgcggttccggactgaagcacctagaaatgcTGAGCCACCGGATAGAAGAATGTATATAGAAACTATGTCTGATCTGTCAGCAGAACTGAGAAACGCCATTCAAAAATGAGGAGCTCCTCAGTATTGTCAGCTTCATTATTGTTGTTTACCAGGTCGTCCTGAGCGCCATCCTGGCCGTGGCCCTCGCTAAGCCCGGCTACCTGGGAGCAGCTCGCGCCATCGCCGCCGCCCCCGCTATCGCCGCCGCCCCCGCACTGGCCTACGGTGCTGCTCCTGCACTGGCCTACAGCGCTGCCCCCGCCGTCGTCGCCGCCCCCATCCACGGCGGATACGCCGCCTACGGCCCTGCCAACATCGTCGTCGGAGCCGACGGCATCCCCCTGGACACCCCAGAGGTGGCCGCCTCCAAGGCAGCCCACCTGAACGCCGTGGCTGAGACGCGCGCTCGTGACGCCATCGTGAACAGCGCCGCCATCATTGCCTCCGCCcccgccatcgccgccgccgcccccgctgtcATCGACGCCAGGACCGTCGCCGCCCACGCCATCGCCGCCCCGGCCCTCCGCTACGCTGCTGCCGCCCCTGCCGTGGCCTACTCCGCCGTCCACCCTGGATACGCCGCGTACGGACCTGCCAACATTGTGATCGGCCCTAACGGCGTGCCTCTGGACACCCCTGAGGTGGCTGCTGGCAAGGTGGCCGACGCCGTCGCCCACCTGGAGGCTAAGGCCCGAAACGGCCTGATCCTCTGAACTGTCACGAATATCTTGGCAAACTGCAAAAGTGTCTGTCGAAGATTTGGGCTACAACATTTTGGACTACTTGCTGTGATATTTAAATAAACTGCTGTGTACAAAGATACTTCATATTTCTTCATTTGCTTTCCTTACATCTTATGTGCAGGAACGCCAAAATTCAGATGTAATACTACCAGTTCCCTTCTCCCTCCTGTATGTATGTTCAAATTCAATAATGATGTTACTTTTACATAAGTTTGATATCCAGGTTCTTCTTATAAGACACTACGAGCTGGACATGTACCCCAATATTTAGTGAATTGTATCCAGAAACGAATTCGGTTACTTATTGCTGATACTTGAGGAGACTTACAGCACTGCCGAATAGGTCGCTAGTAAATGTTCACTTGCTGttcaaaaattcttatttattgACGTAATTTGGTCACATTGCTCGAGCTAAGGCCAGACTAAAAGCAGAGACACTACCCATTGATCTTAAacattacatacaaaaatatttcGATTAACTATCGTGTGTCGTAATTATTCTGCCCCAGAGCTCAACCTCCTACAGGCCGTTGGCATCACATTGTGTCCGCAGATCCATCGACCTCCGACAGTCTCAACTGatggtttacacacacacacacatattgcccGTTACAAAGAGAGAGTCCCGTTTTCCAAAGTGCAGCGGAATACTTCACTGGCGTAGCGCGTACATCGCGTTGGAGCAGCATTTAAATCGCAGCGGACGTATAAAGTCTCGTGAAGCCACAGCAAATCATCAGTAGGTAACTTGAACCTGTTACATAGTGTACCACCACAACATTATTTTATAACCTGAACCTCATACGACAAATGAATTTTGTTTCTGGGTTCTCCTTAAGCAGTACACTACTTGTTTGGAAGTATCTGGACACCAGTATGTACTGAGCaactgaccgctagatgtcacggaAAGCGGACACGCCAGCACAAGATGAAGTGGAAAGTATTGTTTCGTCTGTAGAGAAGGAGTAGCAGTAGGTTGGGTCGGAGAATTCAAGGGACCTCAAACGTAGATTAGTTACTGGATGTCACTCGAATATAAAACTCATGAAGTACATATCAGCCCTTCTAAAGATGCTTGAATcgactgttgatggtgtgaatgggtgGAAACACAAAGGGACAACCACACTTAAACCAAGACCGGGGAGACCTCATGTAGTGACGGACAGTGATCATCAAGCATTCCTGACAGTGGTCGTTAAAAATCGCTTAAAATCAGCTTTATGAATCAGCCATGAGTTCCAGAGTaccagcccgcagctcgtggtcgtgcggtagcgttctcgcttcccacgcccgggttcccgggttcgattcccggcggggtcagggattttctctgcctcgtgatggctgggtgttgtgtgatgtccttaggttagttaggtttaagtagttataagttctaggggactgatgaccatagatgttaagtcccatagtgctcagagccattccagagTGCTAACAGCGGTCCATCTAGCGCAATGACTGCACGTAGGGACTTAAAAAGAatgggtacagtggtcgagcagctgctcataagccacacatttccatAGTTAGTGCTAAGCGACGCTAAAGGTCATGTAAAGAATGACACCAGCGAGCCGTGTGCGACTCttgttcgtgccgtttattacttgacatcttgtctttgcggtaccgccgttccgtttcttattcgatttactggcgtcactaagttgctggcctgcctgcccgtgagtgacagcagcagcgctaTAGACTGTCATACTGTCTTTGGAGCGACCActtgtatttccgggtcgtggtgtgcGACGAGTTCAGTCGGGATTGAGAACCAGTGAGGCCCAGACAGCGAGTATTCGCCCGGCCGTTTCCAGGCcccttcagttggtcatcttgcgggacgtgggtcggttccttatTTATgcggagatgtcgggtggccaatagcatggttgggtccgagccagtgtctccgggtcgtcgtacGTCCGAAGGCAGTCGCGATGGACCAGCAGTGAGAtccagacagccatgactcgcccgaccctTGCCGACACAAATGACTTGAGTGGGGGCGATCTTGGTTGGTTGTTCGTCTCATTGGACGacttgtatttggtcgccgacagcttctgggttctctgtgtgtgtgtcgacttgtgattcgtccttgttattccaCAGTGaccgttttagtattgttcgagttgtttgtggaagtgttccgcggaaccgtgtgtagcttgtgtggttttgactgagcagttatttaAATGCTGCCTGCGTGCTGGATTGGgtgagtcggttgggacggagcagcaagcaagtctccgcggCACAAGCCCAGGGCCTCTCccacgtcgtgttgttgctgtccagcacggtgtgtagttcgagagccttttaagttgtttggttcgtatttgcttagagtggttattgtttccCTGTCTGTTTTTAGACGGCATTTTAAGTAGGCGTAGGGCTGTTCGTATTCTCGTTCTCGGTCGGTATTCTCCattgttgtgccgttggtcggacggaagagaattggttaaattgttggtcagtCCTTGAGCCGTCTCTAATTTTGATTGCCATCCGATTACCTAACTTTAACTCTTGGCTGGcctgtctgacttgttgttcaggccctcagccgttgtttcaaatttgtttgtggccttcagccgagcaataagtTAATCGGGtttcggccgttctgttgtaagtttaaaaagaaattttcttgcttaaaaattgtttattaatgtgccttAATTATAGTTGTCGTTCAGACgtatagtgtaggccttcagccgttaactgttttcattgcatgttttttaaaagaaaaaaaattaccttctatttttaataatATTGCTTTAGATTTCTGAGCCATGCCTTCATCCGTTCTTGTGTTtgctgtgtggttttgggccttcagcccagaaagcatctcaagttttctttaactaggccttcagccgtattgtttagttgtgatcttttaagccaatgtgtaaataagttgttcttagaaaaataaagttgtgtgtttgatagTGCAACTCACAGTATCTTTTACGTCCCCATCCACAACCTTAACCTTATCTTGTGCGCTCTCTGactacctaccaaccaggtttcaacTAGTGAACAGTGGGCGACAAAACGAGTGAtttcgagtgatgaatcacgctatacactgtcattccgatggaagtgtttgggttcgGCGAGTGTCTCGAGAACATGACATGCCATCAAGTGTAGTGCCAACGCTGAAGTAGAGAGGTGGTGGTACAATGGTATCGTGGGTTATTCGTAGTCAGAGTGTGGTCTCTGTATTGTGGTAGAGAAAACGCTAAATGCTGgaggatatgaaaacattttgcaACATTACGCACTGTGTAAAGCAAACTAACAGTTCAGAGAGGATAATTAtttgtatcagcataacaatgcaACCTGTTatacagcagcatctgtgaggcagcggTTTGTGGGCAGTAGCATTCCTTAAAAGTACTGGCTGGCCCAGAGTCCGTACTTGATCCCAATGGAACAACTTTTGTGGTGAGGTAGAACATAGACGTCGCTTCAGATCCTGGCGATCTTCTACAgcttggctcttgaggaagaatcggCTGTCAGTCCTCTATACATAGACAACTCACTGAAAGAGTTCCCAGGAGAGCTGAAGCCATCATAAAGACTGACGATGTGCACATACCGTGTTAATGCTCACTAGATGTCTGTATACGTTTGATCAGACAGTTTATGTCAAATCTGCACAAATTTATGAAACAACTCAGAGATGTAAGACTAGAAAGAAAGATGTCAACTCTATGGTAAAACACTGTCAGTCAAATTAATGTCACAACGTATCAAAAGCCTAAATAGGCACCTTTTGCAGCAAGTACTTGCAGGGGGACAACCAGTGAGGttccggaaggtaccgacagggatgtgtagCCATGTTGACTCCAATGTCCTGTTCAgcagcgctaggtttctcggttgaggatccatggcgcgaacaacgCGTtaaaggtggtctcacagattctagaCTGGGTTTAGAGCCGGGCCGTTCGATGGATAGGGGAGTACTGTAAACTCATCCCGGTGCACTTCGAACcaacacgtacactgcgagctgtgtgacacgttgctttgTCTTGCTGATagacgccatcgtgccgaggaagaaacaaactgcatgtaggagtggatcTAGTCCCCAAAGAAgcatgcatacttctgttgatccactgtaccttccagaGTGAGGAGGTCACCCATGGAATGATAGTAATACATTCCCCAGATCACAGCGCTTCCTCCTTGGAGCTGGACCCTTTCGACGATAGTTCCAGGGCCGCATGCGTCAAGGCCAcctgtccgatggaacataaaacgtgattcacctggaaaggccaactgtcgccactcagttggcgtgcaaattccagccttcgttgtcgACGAACAGCAGTCATAACGGGTGCATTAACTAGGCGGTGAAGACTCATATGCTGAACGGTTGTTGAAGACATGCAactggcagccccttggttcatctgggaggtcagctgctcgacagttgcacgtctGGGTGCATTAACGAGACGGTGAAGGCTCATATGCTGCACGGTTGGTGAGGACATGCAACTGGCAGCCCCATGGTTCATCTGGGAAGTTAGCtgctcgacagttgcacgtctGGGTGCATTAACGAGACGGTGAAGGCTCATATGCCGTACGGTTGGTGAGGACATGCAgctggcagccccttggttcatctgggaggtcagctgctcgacagttgcacgtctGGGTGCATTAACGAGACGGTGAAGGCTCATATGCTGCACGGTTGGTGAGGACATGCAactggcagccccttggttcatctgggaggtcagctCCTCGACAGTTGCACGTCTGAGTGCATTAACGAGACGGTGAAGGCTCATATGCTGCACGGTTGGTGAGGACATGCAactggcagccccttggttcatctgggaggtcagctGCTCGACAGTTGCGCGTCTGGGTGCATTAACGAGACGGTGAAGGCTCATATGCTGCACGGTTGGTGAGGACATGCAactggcagccccttggttcatctgggaggtcagctgctcgacagttgcacgtctGGCTGCATTAACGAGACGGTGAAGGCTCATATGCTGAACGGTTGGTGAGGACATGCAactggcagccccttggttcatctgggagatCAGCTGCTCGACAGTTACACGTCTGGGTGCATTAACGAGACGGTGAAGGCTCATATGCTGCACGGTTGGTGAGGACATGCAactggcagccccttggttcatctgggaggtcagctCCTCGACAGTTGCGCGTCTGGGTGCATTAACGAGACGGTGAAGGCTCATATGCTGCACGGTTGGTGAGGACATGCAactggcagccccttggttcatctgggaggtcagctgctcgacagttgcacgtctGGGTGCATTAACGAGACGGTGAAGGCTCATATGCTGCACGGTTGGTGAGGACATGCAactggcagccccttggttcatctgggaggtcagctgctcgacagttgcacgtctGGGTGCATTAACGAGACGGTGAAGGCTCATATGCTGCACGGTTGGTGAGGACATGCAactggcagccccttggttcatctgggaggtcagctGCTTGACAGTTGCACGGCTGTTCTACGGTACATATCTCCACAGCCTTTACTCACTCCTGTAACTATGGATTgtgttgcaccacagttgcctcaaccTAGGTTTTGGATAGCTCCCTTTTTCCATGCATGATATGCCTTAACCATGGCGGCACGTGAACGATCTACAAACTTAGCTGTATCAAAAATATTCCATCCTTGGCCTGAAAGCAAAGGATCATGCACTTTTGGACGTCAAACAAATCCCACATTATTACCACGATTGCACTGTTATGTGCGTCTGTCTGACATGCTTTATACCCTCCACTgcaagtgctgccacctaccgtctgcgATTGGTTATCACACGATGATGGGCGGAGGTCACGTTAATGCGGATGAACCGTGTAACAATGTTTGTGAAGGCCATAACCAGAGTGACTGGGGAATGAGGAACTAAGTACATGAGACATTCTAACCACCACTATAACAAAATCATCCAGATAATTTACACCAACTACCATTGTGGAACTATGTGTTCCCACAACAAGAAGAAATTACGAAATAGAGATTAATACGCAAGAAGCTGAATAAGTAATTAGATgtgcaaaatacaaatgaaaaactgGTAATAATCGTTGGCAGCTGAGTAATAGTGTCGTTGGAAAGTGGGGGATTATTACTGGAAAAGGAATTAGTTGCATCGAAGAGAAGGAGTTAGAATGAGAAGGAGATTTGTGTTCTTTGAAAGGTTTCAATCTGTTAGTGCGTATAGGCATTTTACAAACTTGAAAAGAAATGATATGATCAAAATGCGCTGGCTAATATGGAAACATATCCACAGCTCTACACAAAGACAGATATAAATTCATAAACCACATACTGGACTGTGGATTGTATGGAGGCACAGATACGGACATAGACTGTTAGAAGTAAAGATGATTGGGCGCGTAAAAGCCAAACCAGGATAGGAGTAGAGAAATTACGATAGGGTCACGTAGACTTTTAAGAAAGATGTGAAATATTCAGAACAAACAAAAAGTGATTGTAACGTCAAAGAACATCCAAGATTATTTATACGGAACTTCTATATCATGTAAGTTACATAACATCTTTGAttacaaaataacagacac
This window harbors:
- the LOC124606498 gene encoding cuticle protein 18.7-like, giving the protein MSIAVLSSNVKSVLPHPSQRSVGRGLSGVAARFSWLTGGVAAELSAPPPPPTGALARNGEPAGRPGPAVWPKSVAEASAAALPEGRLSRPPCLSVYIRGALATPVQFSSRTTSTTTSSSSMKVLVVLSAILAVALAKPGYLGAARAIAAAPAIAAAPALAYGAAPALAYSAAPAVVAAPIHGGYAAYGPANIVVGADGIPLDTPEVAASKAAHLNAVAETRARDAIVNSAAIIASAPAIAAAAPAVIDARTVAAHAIAAPALRYAAAAPAVAYSAVHPGYAAYGPANIVIGPNGVPLDTPEVAAGKVADAVAHLEAKARNGLIL